The following coding sequences lie in one Legionellales bacterium genomic window:
- the rlmD gene encoding 23S rRNA (uracil(1939)-C(5))-methyltransferase RlmD — translation MRKSFDRHQLHTATIESLSHEGRGIAHIDQKIHFIDQALPGETVEFQLTRKHSRYNEGMAVNIINPAPERVSPRCEFYQLCGGCSLQHLSSPAQIELKQRVLLEMLKHIAKAQPQTLLPPLQCDTWGYRHKARLGAKYLLSKNTMLIGFRERNGRYLANMNSCEILEPRLGKRIHLLREFFDTFTAREHIAQLECAVSADTVALIIRHLRELTSEEINALTAFAKIHEFAIYLQPGKPDSIHKIYPDDDNELLSYRLDHFNLELFFHPTDFTQINPSLNPLMIEQALSLLDPKPDETILDLFCGLGNFTLPIATRAAKVIGVEGDPRMCVRATHNAAHNKLANTEFYAADLTQLHEKAPWFNENYAKILIDPPRSGAYEILEQFAQKPVQRIVYVSCNPATLARDAELLIHQQGYCLQAAGVMDMFAHTSHVEAMALFTKSPQPS, via the coding sequence ATGAGAAAATCGTTTGATCGTCATCAACTCCACACCGCAACCATAGAATCCTTAAGTCATGAAGGCCGTGGCATCGCACATATTGATCAAAAAATTCATTTTATTGATCAGGCATTACCAGGTGAAACGGTAGAATTTCAATTAACCCGCAAACACAGTCGCTATAACGAGGGCATGGCGGTTAATATTATTAACCCAGCACCTGAGCGCGTGTCTCCGCGGTGTGAATTTTATCAATTGTGTGGGGGTTGCAGTTTGCAACACCTAAGTTCACCCGCGCAAATTGAACTAAAGCAACGCGTATTATTAGAAATGCTCAAGCACATTGCTAAAGCCCAACCTCAAACACTGTTACCTCCCTTGCAATGCGACACGTGGGGATATCGCCATAAAGCACGCTTAGGCGCGAAATATTTACTCAGTAAAAATACCATGCTCATCGGCTTTCGTGAACGCAATGGCCGTTATCTCGCTAATATGAATTCGTGCGAAATTCTCGAACCCCGTTTAGGTAAACGCATTCACCTGTTACGTGAATTTTTCGATACCTTTACTGCGCGTGAACACATTGCGCAATTAGAATGTGCGGTGAGTGCGGATACTGTGGCGTTAATTATTCGTCATTTGCGCGAATTAACCTCAGAAGAAATAAATGCCTTAACAGCCTTTGCGAAAATTCACGAATTTGCCATTTACTTACAACCTGGAAAACCCGATAGTATTCATAAAATCTATCCTGACGATGATAACGAGTTACTCTCGTATCGATTGGATCATTTTAATTTAGAATTATTTTTTCATCCCACAGATTTTACTCAAATCAATCCCAGTTTAAATCCTTTGATGATTGAACAAGCGCTAAGCTTACTGGATCCAAAACCCGATGAAACGATTTTAGATTTATTTTGTGGCTTAGGAAATTTTACTTTACCCATTGCGACGCGTGCTGCCAAAGTGATTGGAGTAGAAGGTGATCCACGCATGTGCGTGCGCGCAACTCATAATGCGGCGCACAATAAACTCGCCAATACCGAATTTTATGCCGCCGATTTAACGCAGTTGCACGAAAAAGCGCCGTGGTTTAACGAAAACTATGCTAAAATTCTTATCGATCCGCCACGTTCAGGTGCGTATGAAATACTAGAACAATTTGCCCAAAAACCTGTCCAAAGGATTGTTTACGTATCGTGTAATCCAGCCACGCTGGCACGCGATGCCGAATTGTTAATTCATCAGCAAGGATATTGTTTGCAAGCTGCGGGTGTGATGGATATGTTTGCACACACCAGTCATGTTGAAGCCATGGCCTTATTTACTAAATCACCGCAGCCATCATAA